In Aptenodytes patagonicus chromosome 12, bAptPat1.pri.cur, whole genome shotgun sequence, a genomic segment contains:
- the PDLIM7 gene encoding PDZ and LIM domain protein 7 isoform X1: MGDMESYKVMLNGPAPWGFRLQGGKDFSMPLSISRLTPGGKAAQAGVGVGDWVLYIDGESTSSMTHIEAQNRIRACGDRLCLTLSRAQNHLGKPQKDSLPCSEPLKYNFAPSTALNKTARPFGAGSPPNPRPGLVTKPVTYAPLAPTCTPQHNGQVSVLDPSPGAAMKSEPGLAPRTPAATPGPASRPPWAVDPLFAERYAPDKTSTVVSKHSQPATPTPMQNRSSIVQAAQQAPEGPGRTPLCYKCNKVIRGRYLVALGHYYHPEEFTCCQCRKVLDEGGFFEEKGSIFCPKCYDTRYAPSCAKCKKKITGEVMHALKMTWHVQCFTCAACKTPIRNRAFYMEEGQPYCERDYEKMFGTKCRGCDFKIDAGDRFLEALGFSWHDTCFVCAICQTNLEGKTFYSKKDKPLCKSHAFSHV; encoded by the exons CTGACGCCGGGCGGGAAGGCGGCCCAGGCTGGCGTAGGAGTGGGCGACTGGGTGCTGTACATCGACGGGGAGAGCACCAGCTCCATGACGCACATCGAGGCCCAGAACAGGATCCGTGCCTGCGGGGACAGGCTCTGCCTCACCCTGAGCAG AGCCCAGAACCACCTGGGGAAGCCACAGAAG GACTCACTCCCCTGCTCTGAACCCCTGAAATATAACTTCGCTCCCAGCACCGCCCTCAACAAAACAGCTCGGCCCTTCGGGGCTGGCTCGCCTCCGAACCCACGGCCCGGGCTGGTGACGAAACCTGTGACGTATGCGCCCCTGGCGCCCACCTGCACCCCCCAGCACAATGG CCAGGTCTCCGTGCTGGACCCGTCCCCGGGAGCAGCGATGAAGTCGGAGCCAGGACTGG CCCCCAGGACCCCCGCCGCCACCCCTGGCCCTGCCAGCCGCCCGCCCTGGGCTGTGGACCCCTTGTTCGCTGAGCGCTATGCCCCGGACAAGACAAGCACGGTGGTGAGCaagcacagccagccagccacgCCGACCCCCATGCAGAACCGCAGCTCCATTGTGCAGGCGGCGCAGCAGGCCCCTGAAGGGCCCGGCCGCACACCCCTCTGCTACAAGTGCAACAAGGTCATCAG gggACGCTACCTGGTGGCGCTGGGACATTATTACCACCCCGAGGAGTTCACCTGCTGCCAGTGCAGGAAGGTGCTGGATGAGGGCGGCTTCTTTGAGGAGAAAGGCTCCATCTTCTGCCCCAAGTGCTATGACACGCGCTACGCGCCCAGCTGTGCCAAGTGCAAGAAGAAGATCACCGGG GAGGTCATGCACGCGCTGAAGATGACCTGGCATGTGCAGTGCTTCacctgtgctgcctgcaaaactCCGATCCGCAACCGTGCCTTCTACATGGAGGAGGGACAACCCTACTGTGAGAGAG ACTACGAGAAGATGTTTGGCACCAAGTGCCGCGGCTGTGACTTCAAGATTGACGCTGGGGACCGGTTCCTGGAGGCGCTGGGGTTCAGCTGGCACGACACTTGCTTCGTTTGTGCG ATCTGCCAGACCAACCTGGAAGGGAAGACGTTCTACTCCAAGAAGGACAAGCCGCTCTGCAAGAGCCACGCTTTCTCCCACGTGTGA
- the PDLIM7 gene encoding PDZ and LIM domain protein 7 isoform X2 has translation MIPAERLPSVTRRQPLQLLEAPSTPVCDPGKLRLIEDAEDWQPRTGTSQSRSFRKLARLMGTDGMEDREDELVKKPSQSAQSLEPPNTPVCNPGKLQLIEDAEDWQPRTGPSQSRLFRKLARLTGTDGMEDREDVFVKKPSQVSVLDPSPGAAMKSEPGLAPRTPAATPGPASRPPWAVDPLFAERYAPDKTSTVVSKHSQPATPTPMQNRSSIVQAAQQAPEGPGRTPLCYKCNKVIRGRYLVALGHYYHPEEFTCCQCRKVLDEGGFFEEKGSIFCPKCYDTRYAPSCAKCKKKITGEVMHALKMTWHVQCFTCAACKTPIRNRAFYMEEGQPYCERDYEKMFGTKCRGCDFKIDAGDRFLEALGFSWHDTCFVCAICQTNLEGKTFYSKKDKPLCKSHAFSHV, from the exons ATGATCCCGGCTGAGCGCCTGCCCTCTGTCACTcgcaggcagcccctgcagctgctggaggcccccagcacccctgtgTGCGACCCTGGGAAGTTGCGGCTGATAGAGGACGCTGAGGACTGGCAGCCCCGCACCGGGACCTCCCAGTCCCGCTCCTTCCGCAAACTGGCCCGGCTGATGGGCACAGATGGCA TGGAGGATCGTGAGGATGAGCTTGTTAAAAAGCCCAG CCAGTCCGCACAGTCTCTGGAGCCCCCCAACACCCCCGTGTGCAACCCTGGGAAGCTGCAGCTGATAGAAGACGCTGAGGACTGGCAGCCCCGTACCGGGCCCTCCCAGTCCCGCCTCTTCCGCAAACTGGCCCGGCTGACGGGCACAGATGGCA TGGAGGATCGTGAGGATGTGTTTGTTAAAAAGCCCAG CCAGGTCTCCGTGCTGGACCCGTCCCCGGGAGCAGCGATGAAGTCGGAGCCAGGACTGG CCCCCAGGACCCCCGCCGCCACCCCTGGCCCTGCCAGCCGCCCGCCCTGGGCTGTGGACCCCTTGTTCGCTGAGCGCTATGCCCCGGACAAGACAAGCACGGTGGTGAGCaagcacagccagccagccacgCCGACCCCCATGCAGAACCGCAGCTCCATTGTGCAGGCGGCGCAGCAGGCCCCTGAAGGGCCCGGCCGCACACCCCTCTGCTACAAGTGCAACAAGGTCATCAG gggACGCTACCTGGTGGCGCTGGGACATTATTACCACCCCGAGGAGTTCACCTGCTGCCAGTGCAGGAAGGTGCTGGATGAGGGCGGCTTCTTTGAGGAGAAAGGCTCCATCTTCTGCCCCAAGTGCTATGACACGCGCTACGCGCCCAGCTGTGCCAAGTGCAAGAAGAAGATCACCGGG GAGGTCATGCACGCGCTGAAGATGACCTGGCATGTGCAGTGCTTCacctgtgctgcctgcaaaactCCGATCCGCAACCGTGCCTTCTACATGGAGGAGGGACAACCCTACTGTGAGAGAG ACTACGAGAAGATGTTTGGCACCAAGTGCCGCGGCTGTGACTTCAAGATTGACGCTGGGGACCGGTTCCTGGAGGCGCTGGGGTTCAGCTGGCACGACACTTGCTTCGTTTGTGCG ATCTGCCAGACCAACCTGGAAGGGAAGACGTTCTACTCCAAGAAGGACAAGCCGCTCTGCAAGAGCCACGCTTTCTCCCACGTGTGA
- the PDLIM7 gene encoding PDZ and LIM domain protein 7 isoform X4 translates to MGDMESYKVMLNGPAPWGFRLQGGKDFSMPLSISRLTPGGKAAQAGVGVGDWVLYIDGESTSSMTHIEAQNRIRACGDRLCLTLSRAQNHLGKPQKVSVLDPSPGAAMKSEPGLAPRTPAATPGPASRPPWAVDPLFAERYAPDKTSTVVSKHSQPATPTPMQNRSSIVQAAQQAPEGPGRTPLCYKCNKVIRGRYLVALGHYYHPEEFTCCQCRKVLDEGGFFEEKGSIFCPKCYDTRYAPSCAKCKKKITGEVMHALKMTWHVQCFTCAACKTPIRNRAFYMEEGQPYCERDYEKMFGTKCRGCDFKIDAGDRFLEALGFSWHDTCFVCAICQTNLEGKTFYSKKDKPLCKSHAFSHV, encoded by the exons CTGACGCCGGGCGGGAAGGCGGCCCAGGCTGGCGTAGGAGTGGGCGACTGGGTGCTGTACATCGACGGGGAGAGCACCAGCTCCATGACGCACATCGAGGCCCAGAACAGGATCCGTGCCTGCGGGGACAGGCTCTGCCTCACCCTGAGCAG AGCCCAGAACCACCTGGGGAAGCCACAGAAG GTCTCCGTGCTGGACCCGTCCCCGGGAGCAGCGATGAAGTCGGAGCCAGGACTGG CCCCCAGGACCCCCGCCGCCACCCCTGGCCCTGCCAGCCGCCCGCCCTGGGCTGTGGACCCCTTGTTCGCTGAGCGCTATGCCCCGGACAAGACAAGCACGGTGGTGAGCaagcacagccagccagccacgCCGACCCCCATGCAGAACCGCAGCTCCATTGTGCAGGCGGCGCAGCAGGCCCCTGAAGGGCCCGGCCGCACACCCCTCTGCTACAAGTGCAACAAGGTCATCAG gggACGCTACCTGGTGGCGCTGGGACATTATTACCACCCCGAGGAGTTCACCTGCTGCCAGTGCAGGAAGGTGCTGGATGAGGGCGGCTTCTTTGAGGAGAAAGGCTCCATCTTCTGCCCCAAGTGCTATGACACGCGCTACGCGCCCAGCTGTGCCAAGTGCAAGAAGAAGATCACCGGG GAGGTCATGCACGCGCTGAAGATGACCTGGCATGTGCAGTGCTTCacctgtgctgcctgcaaaactCCGATCCGCAACCGTGCCTTCTACATGGAGGAGGGACAACCCTACTGTGAGAGAG ACTACGAGAAGATGTTTGGCACCAAGTGCCGCGGCTGTGACTTCAAGATTGACGCTGGGGACCGGTTCCTGGAGGCGCTGGGGTTCAGCTGGCACGACACTTGCTTCGTTTGTGCG ATCTGCCAGACCAACCTGGAAGGGAAGACGTTCTACTCCAAGAAGGACAAGCCGCTCTGCAAGAGCCACGCTTTCTCCCACGTGTGA
- the PDLIM7 gene encoding PDZ and LIM domain protein 7 isoform X5 → MGDMESYKVMLNGPAPWGFRLQGGKDFSMPLSISRLTPGGKAAQAGVGVGDWVLYIDGESTSSMTHIEAQNRIRACGDRLCLTLSRAQNHLGKPQKVLSLDKSLLEAPSTPVCDPGKLRLIEDAEDWQPRTGTSQSRSFRKLARLMGTDGMEDREDELVKKPSQVSVLDPSPGAAMKSEPGLAPRTPAATPGPASRPPWAVDPLFAERYAPDKTSTVVSKHSQPATPTPMQNRSSIVQAAQQAPEGPGRTPLCYKCNKVIRGRYLVALGHYYHPEEFTCCQCRKVLDEGGFFEEKGSIFCPKCYDTRYAPSCAKCKKKITGEVMHALKMTWHVQCFTCAACKTPIRNRAFYMEEGQPYCERDYEKMFGTKCRGCDFKIDAGDRFLEALGFSWHDTCFVCAICQTNLEGKTFYSKKDKPLCKSHAFSHV, encoded by the exons CTGACGCCGGGCGGGAAGGCGGCCCAGGCTGGCGTAGGAGTGGGCGACTGGGTGCTGTACATCGACGGGGAGAGCACCAGCTCCATGACGCACATCGAGGCCCAGAACAGGATCCGTGCCTGCGGGGACAGGCTCTGCCTCACCCTGAGCAG AGCCCAGAACCACCTGGGGAAGCCACAGAAG GTGCTGAGCCTTGACAAGTCA ctgctggaggcccccagcacccctgtgTGCGACCCTGGGAAGTTGCGGCTGATAGAGGACGCTGAGGACTGGCAGCCCCGCACCGGGACCTCCCAGTCCCGCTCCTTCCGCAAACTGGCCCGGCTGATGGGCACAGATGGCA TGGAGGATCGTGAGGATGAGCTTGTTAAAAAGCCCAG CCAGGTCTCCGTGCTGGACCCGTCCCCGGGAGCAGCGATGAAGTCGGAGCCAGGACTGG CCCCCAGGACCCCCGCCGCCACCCCTGGCCCTGCCAGCCGCCCGCCCTGGGCTGTGGACCCCTTGTTCGCTGAGCGCTATGCCCCGGACAAGACAAGCACGGTGGTGAGCaagcacagccagccagccacgCCGACCCCCATGCAGAACCGCAGCTCCATTGTGCAGGCGGCGCAGCAGGCCCCTGAAGGGCCCGGCCGCACACCCCTCTGCTACAAGTGCAACAAGGTCATCAG gggACGCTACCTGGTGGCGCTGGGACATTATTACCACCCCGAGGAGTTCACCTGCTGCCAGTGCAGGAAGGTGCTGGATGAGGGCGGCTTCTTTGAGGAGAAAGGCTCCATCTTCTGCCCCAAGTGCTATGACACGCGCTACGCGCCCAGCTGTGCCAAGTGCAAGAAGAAGATCACCGGG GAGGTCATGCACGCGCTGAAGATGACCTGGCATGTGCAGTGCTTCacctgtgctgcctgcaaaactCCGATCCGCAACCGTGCCTTCTACATGGAGGAGGGACAACCCTACTGTGAGAGAG ACTACGAGAAGATGTTTGGCACCAAGTGCCGCGGCTGTGACTTCAAGATTGACGCTGGGGACCGGTTCCTGGAGGCGCTGGGGTTCAGCTGGCACGACACTTGCTTCGTTTGTGCG ATCTGCCAGACCAACCTGGAAGGGAAGACGTTCTACTCCAAGAAGGACAAGCCGCTCTGCAAGAGCCACGCTTTCTCCCACGTGTGA
- the PDLIM7 gene encoding PDZ and LIM domain protein 7 isoform X3, which yields MAWRIVRMSLLKSPGAGQDLLSTAGTELGRPSCTEETRTHQSAQSLEPPNTPVCNPGKLQLIEDAEDWQPRTGPSQSRLFRKLARLTGTDGMEDREDVFVKKPSQVSVLDPSPGAAMKSEPGLAPRTPAATPGPASRPPWAVDPLFAERYAPDKTSTVVSKHSQPATPTPMQNRSSIVQAAQQAPEGPGRTPLCYKCNKVIRGRYLVALGHYYHPEEFTCCQCRKVLDEGGFFEEKGSIFCPKCYDTRYAPSCAKCKKKITGEVMHALKMTWHVQCFTCAACKTPIRNRAFYMEEGQPYCERDYEKMFGTKCRGCDFKIDAGDRFLEALGFSWHDTCFVCAICQTNLEGKTFYSKKDKPLCKSHAFSHV from the exons ATGGCA TGGAGGATCGTGAGGATGAGCTTGTTAAAAAGCCCAG GTGCCGGGCAGGACCTGCTGAGCACTGCTGGCACTGAGCTGGGGAGGCCAAGCTGCACCGAGGAGACCCGGACACA CCAGTCCGCACAGTCTCTGGAGCCCCCCAACACCCCCGTGTGCAACCCTGGGAAGCTGCAGCTGATAGAAGACGCTGAGGACTGGCAGCCCCGTACCGGGCCCTCCCAGTCCCGCCTCTTCCGCAAACTGGCCCGGCTGACGGGCACAGATGGCA TGGAGGATCGTGAGGATGTGTTTGTTAAAAAGCCCAG CCAGGTCTCCGTGCTGGACCCGTCCCCGGGAGCAGCGATGAAGTCGGAGCCAGGACTGG CCCCCAGGACCCCCGCCGCCACCCCTGGCCCTGCCAGCCGCCCGCCCTGGGCTGTGGACCCCTTGTTCGCTGAGCGCTATGCCCCGGACAAGACAAGCACGGTGGTGAGCaagcacagccagccagccacgCCGACCCCCATGCAGAACCGCAGCTCCATTGTGCAGGCGGCGCAGCAGGCCCCTGAAGGGCCCGGCCGCACACCCCTCTGCTACAAGTGCAACAAGGTCATCAG gggACGCTACCTGGTGGCGCTGGGACATTATTACCACCCCGAGGAGTTCACCTGCTGCCAGTGCAGGAAGGTGCTGGATGAGGGCGGCTTCTTTGAGGAGAAAGGCTCCATCTTCTGCCCCAAGTGCTATGACACGCGCTACGCGCCCAGCTGTGCCAAGTGCAAGAAGAAGATCACCGGG GAGGTCATGCACGCGCTGAAGATGACCTGGCATGTGCAGTGCTTCacctgtgctgcctgcaaaactCCGATCCGCAACCGTGCCTTCTACATGGAGGAGGGACAACCCTACTGTGAGAGAG ACTACGAGAAGATGTTTGGCACCAAGTGCCGCGGCTGTGACTTCAAGATTGACGCTGGGGACCGGTTCCTGGAGGCGCTGGGGTTCAGCTGGCACGACACTTGCTTCGTTTGTGCG ATCTGCCAGACCAACCTGGAAGGGAAGACGTTCTACTCCAAGAAGGACAAGCCGCTCTGCAAGAGCCACGCTTTCTCCCACGTGTGA